A region of Rhipicephalus microplus isolate Deutch F79 unplaced genomic scaffold, USDA_Rmic scaffold_388, whole genome shotgun sequence DNA encodes the following proteins:
- the pkm gene encoding pinkman produces the protein MTGETKTKKSVTKERSKEGKKKEKNETTCSTSMQGALVSEKTKVGEDKCKESPEGIDSKAKRSASPDYWNVSTDLRQPFSEIRPRMANQLKQQSRTETENDEVSRDIEGGKMESPREEGEGQGLRDLRTSAILDCDKEFLDLLMVTQHEVPQASQHLRGLLDEFQKVKEIALQVVEKNAYLEGRVRELAKTKPAEIRTFAEVTRTNLANQERDGENRSTPSERKAVLLVRAPEDEEETSSGEVRERLVRHFDPITLGLKNVALRPIRGGVAVTTTSATAVKKLQDSIREHEQTKQFETKIVDTAKPEIRLISVDSKVDSEDIPRILLEQNEIEGAVKDIKVVWRTERKSGSQVTLRISNTGLAKEIVQKKRVNIGWSRCRVLENVYLPKCTYCTRLGHREGNCYAKKARCTECGGNHYYKDCREEGKSCPLCVDAGKEVVDHSMWDGPCPTFEDRYQKKRRELGFA, from the coding sequence ATGACTGGagagacaaaaacaaagaaaagtgtcacAAAGGAACGGAgtaaggaaggaaaaaagaaagaaaagaacgaaacTACTTGCAGCACCTCAATGCAGGGCGCGCTAGTCAGTGAGAAAACAAAAGTAGGTGAGGACAAATGTAAGGAAAGTCCAGAAGGGATTGATTCAAAGGCAAAAAGGTCAGCTAGCCCCGACTATTGGAACGTCAGTACAGATCTGAGACAACCATTCTCGGAAATCCGGCCACGTATGGCAAATCAACTGAAGCAGCAATCCCGTACAGAGACAGAGAACGACGAGGTCAGTAGAGATATAGAGGGAGGTAAGATGGAGTCACCCAGAGAGGAGGGTGAGGGCCAAGGCCTACGAGACCTGAGAACGAGTGCAATCCTCGACTGCGATAAGGAGTTCCTTGATCTCCTCATGGTTACTCAACATGAGGTCCCCCAGGCAAGTCAGCACCTGAGAGGCCTATTGGACGAGTTTCAGAAGGTTAAAGAGATTGCGCTGCAGGTGGTGGAGAAGAATGCTTACCTAGAGGGACGCGTGAGAGAACTAGCAAAGACCAAACCGGCTGAAATTAGGACCTTTGCGGAGGTAACGAGGACAAATCTGGCTAACCAAGAACGGGACGGTGAAAATAGAAGCACACCCAGTGAGAGGAAAGCAGTACTCCTAGTGAGGGCTCCTGAAGACGAGGAAGAGACTAGCTCTGGAGAGGTACGAGAAAGACTGGTCAGGCACTTTGACCCCATAACGCTTGGCCTCAAGAACGTTGCTCTCAGGCCAATCAGAGGTGGAGTAGCAGTAACCACCACCTCCGCAACAGCAGTTAAGAAATTGCAAGACAGTATAAGAGAACACGAGCAGACAAAACAGTTCGAAACAAAAATAGTAGATACAGCCAAACCGGAAATTAGGCTGATCTCGGTGGACAGTAAGGTAGACTCCGAAGACATCCCAAGAATACTTCTGGAGCAAAATGAGATCGAAGGAGCAGTGAAAGATATTAAGGTAGTCTGGAGGACAGAGAGGAAATCCGGCTCTCAAGTCACACTGCGCATTTCCAATACAGGACTGGCCAAGGAAATAGTGCAGAAGAAAAGAGTCAACATTGGCTGGTCTAGGTGTAGAGTCTTAGAAAACGTGTACCTCCCCAAGTGCACATACTGCACGAGACTGGGGCACAGAGAGGGGAACTGCTATGCCAAGAAGGCACGATGTACTGAATGTGGCGGAAACCACTACTACAAAGATTGCAGGGAGGAAGGGAAAAGTTGTCCTCTCTGCGTAGATGCAGGGAAGGAAGTAGTGGACCACTCGATGTGGGACGGGCCATGCCCCACATTCGAGGACCGATACCAAAAGAAGAGGCGAGAGCTCGGTTTTGCATAA